In Lytechinus variegatus isolate NC3 chromosome 12, Lvar_3.0, whole genome shotgun sequence, a single window of DNA contains:
- the LOC121424746 gene encoding kinesin-like protein KIF11-B isoform X1, whose product MVKGLGKPPQEKNIQVVVRCRPVNGSERKQNSYSILDVKPSKREIIVSTEVAEKASSKTFSFDKVFGPKAPQIEVYKSVCAPILDEVLMGYNCTVFAYGQTGTGKTFTMEGERTPDPDLSWEQDPLAGIIPRAMHQIFEKMVGTDVEFSVRVSYLELYNEELFDLLSSQEDTQRLRIFEDSARKGSVVIQGLEEVTVHNKNEVYAILEKGAAKRQTAATLMNAHSSRSHSVFSVTIHIKENSIEGEELLKTGKLNLVDLAGSENIGRSGAVDKRAREAGNINQSLLTLGRVITALVEHAPHVPYRESKLTRLLQDSLGGRTKTSIIATVSPASINVEETLSTLDYAHRAKNITNRPEINQKLTKKALLKEYTEEIERLRRDLFATREKNGIYLSEDHYKNMESSIASQKAQIKEMEENIEGLTTQMQKVTELFEYTQKELEERTEELEITTKNLEETTETLHITEKDLRDTTQDRDEQRHLVSEHVKTETQLMSEATQLLSTADNSVSDVGGLHAKLDRKRKVEVHNKSAQEAFANNFQSYTSNIKGALSQLQEEQQGKCRSMQQQFDFMISKRTQEAGCLQAALSDMVTSVKGHAVAMMEESERKKEEWETWSHSTCAEHSKFKEDMITGMNDFLNNRFLAAMAVFEEKLSALTESLNECRRDVKTQISSQSETLHACVEKQKEKVSRMTATVEKYSELQKEKIAHLSSQIDELKERERKRNQDIMKTIQGLFTHREEEFASDALKLQDQLEEASTETENVTTNIQSQDTSVHDSFEASITLHRESSQRLLSSADCHYEKTISKFEDIRQHNAMLEESVTSQVKSQMERQTCHTEQVCEKVKGHMEEVLQHVSKQKADSEAMTSEHRDSSEALSATQENQLAEMTTTITGWTNDSQARSQEVTRWTTEMEESADNELERVQEFLSKDLKEDVPTGTTPQRKQFTYPRDLTSTEPHDLILNRFRRDCELSQAAGMPLPDDSLASECPADVSLQSTKEGKTGQSESFMSDVSTDANEGSLSRSQSQQSLSSKGFDADDTKENFVMPKSVTTARGKKQPRDRSKNRTPKNKSRLPLRSANSVN is encoded by the exons ATGGTAAAGGGTTTAGGAAAGCCACCGCAGGAGAAGAACATACAGGTCGTTGTGAGATGCAG ACCTGTCAATGGAAGTGAGCGGAAGCAAAATTCTTACTCCATTTTGGATGTGAAGCCCTCCAAAAGAGAGATTATTGTCAGCACAGAAGTTGCTGAAAAGGCCTCTTCAAAAACATTCAGTTTTGACAAG GTCTTTGGCCCCAAGGCTCCCCAAATTGAGGTCTACAAGTCAGTTTGTGCACCAATCCTTGATGAAGTGCTCATGGGATACAACTGCACAGTATTTGC ctACGGGCAGACTGGCACTGGGAAGACATTCACCATGGAAGGCGAGAGAACTCCAGACCCAGATCTCTCCTGGGAACAG GATCCACTGGCTGGCATCATTCCTAGAGCGATGCATCAGATCTTTGAGAAGATGGTCGGCACCGATGTTGAGTTTTCAGTCCGTGTCTCTTATCTGGAGCTGTACAACGAGGAGCTCTTTGATCTTCTATCCTCTCAGGAAGACACCCAGAGATTGAGAATCTTTGAGGATTCTGCTAGGAAG GGCTCTGTTGTGATACAAGGTCTTGAGGAAGTAACAGTCCACAACAAGAATGAGGTGTACGCTATCCTAGAGAAGGGAGCAGCCAAGAGGCAAACAGCTGCAACACTTATGAATGCCCACTCTAG TCGTTCTCACTCGGTCTTCTCGGTGACCATCCACATCAAGGAGAATTCAATCGAGGGGGAGGAGCTTTTGAAGACCGGCAAACTCAACTTAGTAGATCTTGCAGGAAGCGAGAACATTGGACGCTCAGGGGCTGTCGATAAACGGGCCAGAGAAGCCG GTAACATCAACCAGAGTTTGCTGACTCTTGGGAGAGTTATTACTGCGCTTGTGGAGCATGCCCCTCATGTGCCTTACAG AGAGAGTAAACTTACTCGTCTTCTACAGGACTCCCTTGGCGGTAGAACCAAGACGTCTATTATAGCCACTGTGTCGCCAGCTTCCATCAATGTTGAG GAAACGTTGAGTACACTGGATTACGCACACAGGGCCAAGAACATCACAAACAGGCCAGAGATTAACCAGAAACTCACCAAGAAAGCTCTTCTCAAG GAATATACAGAAGAAATTGAAAGGCTTAGGAGGGATCTCTTTGCGACCAGGGAAAAGAATGGCATCTATCTCTCAGAAGACCACTACAA GAACATGGAGAGCTCCATCGCCAGTCAGAAGGCACAAATCAAAGAGATGGAAGAGAATATCGAAGGGCTTACTACACAAATGCAGAAG GTAACAGAGCTGTTTGAATACACCCAGAAAGAACTTGAAGAAAGAACGGAAGAGCTGGAGATCACCACCAAGAATCTGGAAGAGACCACTGAAACACTTCACATAACAGAAAAG GATTTGAGAGATACAACACAGGATCGTGATGAACAGCGCCATCTAGTGTCTGAGCATGTAAAGACAGAGACACAGCTCATGTCAGAGGCCACACAG CTCCTGTCTACGGCGGATAACAGTGTGAGTGATGTAGGAGGTCTTCATGCCAAGCTTGACAGAAAGAGAAAGGTGGAGGTACACAACAAATCCGCTCAGGAGGCGTTTGCAAATAACTTTCAAAGCTACACCTCAAATATCAAGGGCGCCCTCTCTCAGCTCCAGGAAGAACAGCAGGGGAAGTGCCGTTCAATGCAGCAACAGTTCG ACTTCATGATCAGCAAGCGTACACAAGAAGCTGGGTGTCTACAAGCTGCCCTGTCTGACATGGTCACCTCGGTCAAAGGTCATGCGGTAGCCATGATGGAAGAGAGtgagaggaagaaagaggagTGGGAAACATGGTCCCACAGTACTTGTGCTGAACATTCAAAATTCAAG GAGGATATGATCACTGGTATGAATGATTTCCTGAACAATCGTTTCCTCGCTGCCATGGCTGTATTTGAAGAGAAGCTGTCCGCTCTGACCGAGTCACTGAACGAATGTCGCAGAGACGTCAAGACACAG ATCAGCAGTCAGTCGGAGACTCTCCACGCATGCGTTGAGAAGCAGAAAGAGAAGGTCAGTCGCATGACGGCGACCGTGGAAAAGTACTCTGAACTTCAGAAGGAAAAGATTGCACATCTATCCAGTCAAATTGATGAGCTCAAGGAGCGGGAACGGAAACGAAATCAA gatATCATGAAGACAATACAAGGCCTCTTCACTCATCGAGAAGAGGAGTTTGCTTCAGACGCTTTGAAG CTCCAAGACCAATTAGAAGAAGCTTCAACTGAAACAGAAAATGTAACAACGAATATACAAAG TCAAGATACGTCTGTCCATGATTCGTTTGAGGCTTCCATAACGCTGCACAGAGAATCGAGCCAGAGGCTCCTGTCAAGTGCGGATTGTCATTATGAGAAG ACCATTTCTAAATTTGAAGACATCAGGCAACACAAcgccatgttggaggaatcagtGACCTCACAAGTAAAATCACAGATGGAAAGACAGACGTGTCACACGGAGCAAGTTTGTGaaaaagtcaaaggtcacatggAAGAGGTCCTGCAGCATGTCAGCAAGCAGAAAGCTGATTCGGAG GCAATGACCAGTGAACACCGTGATTCCAGTGAGGCTCTAAGCGCCACCCAGGAGAACCAGCTGGCCGAGATGACCACTACCATCACCGGGTGGACGAATGATAGCCAGGCTCGGTCTCAGGAAGTGACCAGGTGGACGACAGAGATGGAGGAATCAGCGGACAATGAACTGGAGAGAGTCCAGGAGTTCTTGTCGAAGGATCTGAAGGAGGATGTCCCAACTG GTACGACACCACAGCGAAAGCAATTCACCTACCCCCGGGACCTGACGAGCACAGAACCGCATGATCTTATCTTAAACAGGTTCCGTCGAGATTGCGAGCTCAGCCAGGCAGCAGGAATGCCTCTGCCTGATGATAGCCTTGCTAGCGAG